GAGCGATGGCTAGGTAACAAGGCCGCTTATGGTTTGCTCGGGTCTCAAAATTTGCTTACTTTGACGGTGTTTGCTTCCCGACTTTTGCCCTTCATCTCGTTTGATGCAATGAGCTATGCTGCGGGCCTTAGCCGCCTTCACCTTTGGCGCTTTTTGATTGCAACACTCGCCGGAATTCTTCCCGCGAGCTTCCTGCTCGCGCATATTGGAGCAGAAGCGATGTCAGGGAGTTTCGACGCTGCTGAGTGGGTCATCGTTGGTCTCGGAGTGATGACAGCAACACCGTTGATTCTGGTGGCGATTTTGCGCCCCTCCGGCCGAAACAAAGCTTCCTGAGTTTGGATTACCGACTAGAGCAACTCCTTCACCCGCCTTGCTCAACATTGACCTTCCCACGCAGGAGGCCCCTAGAGTCGAATCATGACAGAGTTGCAAACCGAACAGCATCGCCGGGATTTTCTCTACTATGCGACTGCCGGAGCGGGAGCAGTTGCCACTGGCTCGGCAGTTTGGCCTTTGATCAATCAAATGAATCCATCTGCAGATGTTCGGGCTCTCTCAAGCATCCGGGTCGACATTTCGGATGTAGAGCCTGGAACACAACTGACAGTAAGTTGGCGGGGCAAACCGGTCTTTATCCGCCACCGAAATGAAGAAGAGATCGCTCAGGCGCGCTCCGAGGACGTGTCGTCATTGCCCGATGCAGTGGCTCGAAATCCAAATATTCCTGGTGAAGATCCGGCCACAGACGAAAATAGAGCACTGCCCGGACATGAGAATTTCTTGGTTATGATTGGTGTTTGCACACATCTCGGTTGTGTGCCCCTCGGTGATGGTGCCGGCGACTTTGGCGGCTGGTTCTGTCCATGTCATGGATCCCACTATGATACTGCGGGACGTATCCGGAAAGGGCCCGCACCAGAGAACCTTCACATTCCCACATTATCGGTTTCGGAAGGCATGATATTGACACTGGGCTAGCGGGTTTCACGGGCGGAGACCTAAAAATCTCGAACCCGATACGAATTGTTACATATGCATGCTGAGTCTGCCTTGACCTTCCAGCTACTGGAGGAGCTAGTTGTATGATCGTCTTGAATATCAAGGATTGAGACGATGAGCACGGATCAAGATCAACACCACAACACCATGCAGGCCGCGACCGCTTCGAACGCCACGACAGTGATCGATCCGGTGTGTGGCATGACCGTTGAGGTCAACGAAAATCCCCGGAATACTGAATTTGGAGGGGAGACCTTCCATTTTTGTTCAGAGAACTGTGAAACGAAGTTTCGCAGCGACCCATATTACTACGCCTCGGGACATGCGCAAAAGGCGCAAACGCATAGCAAGGCAAGTACTCAATGGACTTGCCCGATGCATCCCGAAATCCTCAGGGACGAGCCTGGCGCGTGCCCGATTTGTGGTATGGCGCTTGAGCCAATGCTCCCATCGGATGAGCCGTCCGAAGAACTCTCCGATTTCACGAAGCGCATGTGGATCAGCGCGGCAGCCGCAGTTCCGCTGGTCATCTTGACCATGGGCGAACTGGTCGGTCTGCCCGTGCGCGCGTGGATCGGTCATCAGAATGCAGTCTACATCGAATTCCTCCTCGCAACGCCGATCATTCTCTGGGCCGCGCTCCCGTTCTTCAAAAGGGGGTGGGATTCCATAAGGACTCTATCTCCAAACATGTGGACGCTTATCGCGCTCGGGGTCGGAGCCGCCTACACCTATTCGCTTGCCGCGACCTTCTTGCCTGGAATTTTTCCTTCGGCGTACCAAACCGGCGAAGGCGTCGGGACTTATTACGAAGCCGCAGTTGTGATCGTCACATTGATCTTTGTCGGTCAGGTGCTTGAATTGCGTGCACGGGAACGAACGGGTGATGCAATCCGCGCCTTGCTTGATCTCGCACCGAAAACAGCCCGCCGTATTATGCCGGACGGGACCGAATACGACGCACCGCTGGAGCATATCATTGCTGGCGATACGCTACGCGTGCGACCCGGTGACAGCATCCCAGTGGACGCTGACGTGCTTGAGGGGCGTTCATCAATCGACGAAAGCATGATTACTGGAGAGCCGCTTCCCGTTGAAAAAACACAAGGGGACCGGGTCACGGGCGGGACGATCAACAAAAACGGCACGTTGATGGTGAGGGCCACGCAAGTCGGGGCGGACACAGTCCTTTCTCAGATCGTGGATATGGTCGCTGGAGCGAAACGGTCGCGCGCGCCAATTCAGGGACTAGCAGACCGTGTGTCGTCAGTATTCGTGCCAACGGTCGTTCTCATTGCGGTCACATCGTTCATCGCTTGGCTCATGTTCGGGCCAGATCCGGCACTTGCATTTGCGATAACAGTTGCAGTCTCTGTGCTTATTATCGCCTGCCCTTGCGCATTGGGTCTCGCAACACCGATCTCGATCACCACTGCTGCGGGCCGCGGGGCACAAGCGGGTGTCTTGATCAAGGATGCAGAGGCACTTGAGCGGATGGCGCGCGTCGATACGGTCATTGTTGATAAGACTGGCACCCTCACCCAAGGGCGTCCGAAGCTCACAGATTTGGTGGTCACGGGTGGGCACTCTGAAAATGATGTTCTTACCCTTGTTGCAGCCTTAGAACGAGGCTCAGAGCACCCCCTTGCGGAGGCGATTGTGGAGGGTGCACGAGAGCAAGGCCTGTCGCTTTTTGAAGCAACAAACTTCGAGGCTATCACTGGCAAAGGTGTCAGAGGTCAAGTTGACGGCCATGATGTCGCTCTCGGAAATCCAGCAATGATGGACGAAATCAATGTGGACCATTCGGTTGCTGAACATGCTGCAAATGACCTCAGGGCGTCTGGAAAGACTGCCATGTTCATAGCAGTCGATGGTAGGTTCGCCGGGATCGTGGCAGTCGCTGACCCGATCAAAGAAACCACGGCCGGAGCCATTGACGATCTTCATCGCCTCGGGCTCAGGGTCATCATGGCGACTGGTGACAATCAAAAGACGGCGGAAGCCGTCGCTTTGAAGCTTGGAATAGATGAAGTTCATGCAGGGGTTTTGCCAGAAGATAAGAAAGCCCTGGTGGAAAACTTGAGGCATGAAGGCGCCCAGATTGCCATGGCCGGAGATGGCGTAAACGATGCGCCTGCCCTAGCGGCTGCCGATGTCGGGATTGCGATGGGTACCGGTGCCGACGTTGCCGTCGAAAGCGCTGGCATCACACTATTGGGAGGCGATCTGGTAGGCATTGTCAGAGCCCGCAGGCTCGCAAAAGCAACGGTTCGAAATATCAAACAGAACCTATTTTTTGCGTTTGCCTATAACACTGCAGGTGTTCCTGTCGCGGCTGGCATTCTCTACCCCATTTTCGGGTTGCTTCTTTCGCCAATGATCGCTGCCGCAGCCATGAGCCTGTCGTCAGTATCGGTCATTGCGAATGCGCTTCGATTGCGGCGTGCCGAACTTTGACCCCTGTATGCGAAATTGTCATCAGATTCTTGAGCTTTCCACCAAGCCGCAACTCAAGAAGGACAGGTCCAATCCCGCCTTCATGGTCCAGATTGCCATTGTGCGGCACAATAGCTCTAAGTATCTGTGGTGCAGGAAAGCCGGATTGCCTTCATTTCATTCAGTTGCGCAGTGGCAGCAGACTTGTCGTTCCCACCGACCCGGCATTCACGAGTTGTCGCTCAAGATACATAGGGACATACTCTCCACGCCGCCACAATCGACCAAGATCATCGTAAAAGCGGCTGAGAAAATGGCCCGACTGTCCGGTTGATGCTATGTATACCGAACTGTTTGGATCAGAAAGGTCATAGACCCCACGGAAAGTCGATCCAAAATCAGCCTGGAACGGGTCCTCGGATGCACCCGCAGAAAATCCAAGGAAAAGAGTAGTGTCGCCGCCTGAGAACGGAAGTCGAATGTTTGACATGAAACTGAAACCTCGAGACCAACTCAGGATAGGATGATCAAGTGCGGTTTGATGGGCATCTCCCCACCTCAAAGTACTCAAATCGCCACGCCCAAATGTTTCTTCGAGCCATAACAGTGAATCGTCGAGCGCGAGGCTAGCGATCTGATCACAGGTCTCGATTTCTTCCGATTGAACTACGTCGCACCAGATTGAGGCACCATCGACATCGCGGAACACGCGCTCGAGAAAAAGTGTCTGAATGACAGGCAATCCCTCAGCCATTTTGCTCAACTCGTCGTTTATCAACCGTTGCTGGAGGGCGCGCATCCAAGCGGTATAGATCAGGGGTTCCGCCATGTGCTCGTTCATGTCGCCGTTCCAATCTGCTAGCATTTGCAGAGCATCGGCACGCCGCCGGGCAAGAGTTCCCGAGGGCGCGGGAGGCTCAGAAAACCACAAGTTCTTGGCGATGAGTGGCAATAGGCCCCTTGCGGCCGGACTGATAGTGTCTTGCTGATACTCAATGAAACCGTCCCGGGTGTGGACGTCGCGCGCCTCGAGGAGCCTCTCGAGGCGGCTTAACCTAAAATCCTTTGCGTCGGCCCTAACAATGTTGGGCGAGAGTACTTGTTGGCCAATGTTGCTATCATTTTGCGTTTGCATTCCTGAATCGTCCGCATTGCTTGGCTTCGCAACGCCTCGCGCGCGCCATTGGCTCTCCCATAACCATCCAGGAGCAGGCATGAACCCGCCAAAAACATTTCGAGGATCTCGAATTGGCCGTTCGCCTACAAACTGATTTGCGAGATTTTCCTCGTCTGCAATGATCATCGTCATAGCGGGCGCGATGAAGGATCGCATTGCCAAGAACCCTTGATCTGTACTCTTTGCAGTCATCAAACCCATGAGCGCACTTATGGAAGTGTCATTTGTGGACAGGCCGGTCCATGCCAGAGAGGCAATGTGCCCTTCTGGAATGACCGATGATAGACCGAACAAGTCAGATTGAATGATCGGACCGTTTTCGCTTCGCTCCAAGCGAATAGTCACGGGCGCTTCGCCCCGAATGCGTATGACGGAGGGGCGCGAAACGATTGGCCGGGGTCCCGCCGGTGTCAGTACCTCACGAGAGCCTGTGTCGAGTAGCTTCTCAATAAAAAGATCCTGGTCGTCAATGTTCGATGTGGTTCCAGACCATGCCAGACTGCTGTTGCGACCTGACAGTATGACCGGCAACCCAGGTATTGTCGCACCGATGACGCCACCGACTTGAAGCTCCAACCCAGCGAGGTACCAGAGCGAAGGTATGGCCAACTGAGTGTCGAAAATACCGGCAACTACCGCGTTGCCTGAAACGGTTCGGTTGCGGGTGGCAGCCCAGGCAAGCATCGACGAATTGAGATTGGGACTTCTAAGAGGCGACAATCTGCTCAGTTCAGCGGGTTCAAATCGAATGGCGCCGAGACGAGCATTCGGAAACTGGTCAAAGTACCTTGGTATGTTGCGATCATCATTGGCAAATGACGCCGGGAGAAGATCAGAAACGCGTGCGGGGGGAATGAGCATAGAGAGGCGAGCCCTCAAAACCTCTTCTTGGAATTGACCCGAGCTCTGTAACGCAAAAAGCTTGAGAATTGCGATGCTGTCCTCTGGTCTCCATGGCGCGATGGAGCTTTCAAACAGAAAGAATTCTGGTGCACCTCGCCCCAACGCACCTTTGTTGATTTCCTCAATCCACGCATTCACCCCTTCCGCATAGGCGTTGAGAGCTTCACGCGTTTTGTCGTCCTGGGCGGAAAGCGAAGAACGAGCGGCCTCGGCCAGATCAAGTCTGCGCATGAAATCGTCATAGGCCAAAGTGCTTCGTCCGAAGAGTTCAGACAAGCGTCCTTGGGCAATTCTTCTCAGAAGGGTCATTTGCCACAGCCTGTCTTGCGCGTGAGCGACTCCAAGCCCAAAAAAGACATCGGGGTCGTTCGTTCCAAAAATGTGTGGAACTGCGTAAGCGTCTCTCACGATATCGACCGGTGCCGATAGACCCTCAACATTGAAACTTGCCGTGTAGTCTGGAATTGATCGAGTCATCAGCCAAATCGCCAACGCGGTCGCAACTATTGTTATGATTGCTGCGGCGATGAACCCTCTAAGCAAAAGTCGGAATAGACGTCTCATCCGTACCATGCCCGCTGACGGTAGCTTCGCAGAACATTCGTCCTTTCAGTAAAGCGCGTACCGAAAAAGGTCGACTTCCAGTTCTTTTTATACGCGAGGTCACAGCTCCGTCTTGAAGATCGGGCGTCGGCTGGCGAGTTCAATATGGCGATTACTTCCGGTTTCGGTCTTTCCATCGCTTGCAGATCCAAAAGACACAAAACAGAGCCAAAATCACAGCGAATACAAAAGCCGCCCATGTGATGCCAATAGTGAATATGGTTGTCGTCCCGTCGCTGTCACCTTGCATCAACTTCTGCCTCCAAGAAAGAGGTAGAGCAACGTCGATCCACGGCAGTTTCTATCATGAACCCTTGGCTGTTTCGCAGTGCATAAGATCTTTGCAATACACTTGAGATTGGCGGCCAAGTCGCCCGCTGCTATCACGGGGCAATCAGTGAACTAAAAGAGTCTGACTTGGGTGCCGACTTCCGCCAGATCGAACAACTCTGCGATATGCTCGTTGTACAGCCCAATGCACCCATTGGAAGACTGACGCCCGATCTTGCGTGTGTCGCCGGTCCCGTGGACACGGTAATATTGCCAGGAAAGATAGAGCGCGTGTGTGCCGAGAGGGTTGTCCGGGCCCGGTGGCCAGTAGTCAGGCCATTCAGGATTACGCTCCTTCATCGAAGGTGTCGGTCTCCAACTCGGACCTTCCACTTTTTGAACGACCCTTGTGTATCCCCGCCGGGTCAGCTCTTCTGATTGAGGTACGCTCGACGGGTAGAGCTTGTAAATACTTTCGTCCTCAGACCAGAACTGAACGGCTCTTGAATTGATGTCGCAGAGGATCGCCCCATGCTCGAGATTATCAAAGTGGTCTTGCCATGGCTGAGCGCTGAAGGACGAGATATTCCTGCGTACCGCCGTTCCGGTCGGTTGCTCCACAGACTGGGCCTTTACCAAGGCCGGAAGTCCGATGACGGCGGCGGCTGTTGTTGACAGAAACTGCCTGCGGTTTTTAATTATTCTGCTCACAGCTTTCCTCCATTTTTTTGAGTCGTAAGACCTCTAGTAGCTAGAGGGTCAAGCGATCCGGGAATGACATTTTTGTGAAGCGATTTAGAGAAAGCGACGGGTTGAAGCCCGATACTCTTCAAATTCAGAACCGTACAGGTCCTTTAGCCACGGCTCTTCTGCGAATGGCGCGGCAATCAAAACAAGGATGGCCGCTGTTCCTACAATGAGAGCCGAGGGTGAAGACGTAAGGATCATCCATCCACCGACGATTGCCATATCCGCCATGTATTGAGGGTTTCGAGAGTAGCGATACATGCCGGTAGTCTTCAACGTGCCTTTAGCTCCACCAGTTTGCGCTATCCCGAAATGAGCGACTTCAGTCCAGACGACAAAATTGCCAAACAGAATGAGAGGTATCCCAACCCCGAACCGGAGCCAGTTGGGAAACGCCAAAATGCCCCACCCCAAGACGCCAAGCACAATGAATACGCCAAACAACGAAAACGTTGGCACCCAGACCAGAATTGGAGTGATCGCCGTGTAACGTTGGGGCGGCCAGATACGGCGCTTTGGGGAAACAATTGACCAAAGGATCGAAGCCAGTGTTGCTGCAGCAATTCCTAGACCAGAAAGAACAAGCGTAGTTTCCATCATGCTTTTGTCTGCTCGTGTCCATAGAGTTGTGCGCTCTCATGAGCATTCTCCAAGTCTTCGAATTCGAGCGTGGAGTGCCGGATGCCGAACTCTTCGGC
This genomic stretch from Pseudosulfitobacter sp. DSM 107133 harbors:
- a CDS encoding TVP38/TMEM64 family protein; the protein is MGLVLIAVLAALLTGMWALDYWPNITRETIEGWVDGAGPWGPLLIVLLMMGSIVASPIPSAPIALVSGVAYGHMEGAIYVAIGSELGALSAFIIARYLGRVYVERWLGNKAAYGLLGSQNLLTLTVFASRLLPFISFDAMSYAAGLSRLHLWRFLIATLAGILPASFLLAHIGAEAMSGSFDAAEWVIVGLGVMTATPLILVAILRPSGRNKAS
- the petA gene encoding ubiquinol-cytochrome c reductase iron-sulfur subunit — its product is MTELQTEQHRRDFLYYATAGAGAVATGSAVWPLINQMNPSADVRALSSIRVDISDVEPGTQLTVSWRGKPVFIRHRNEEEIAQARSEDVSSLPDAVARNPNIPGEDPATDENRALPGHENFLVMIGVCTHLGCVPLGDGAGDFGGWFCPCHGSHYDTAGRIRKGPAPENLHIPTLSVSEGMILTLG
- a CDS encoding heavy metal translocating P-type ATPase is translated as MQAATASNATTVIDPVCGMTVEVNENPRNTEFGGETFHFCSENCETKFRSDPYYYASGHAQKAQTHSKASTQWTCPMHPEILRDEPGACPICGMALEPMLPSDEPSEELSDFTKRMWISAAAAVPLVILTMGELVGLPVRAWIGHQNAVYIEFLLATPIILWAALPFFKRGWDSIRTLSPNMWTLIALGVGAAYTYSLAATFLPGIFPSAYQTGEGVGTYYEAAVVIVTLIFVGQVLELRARERTGDAIRALLDLAPKTARRIMPDGTEYDAPLEHIIAGDTLRVRPGDSIPVDADVLEGRSSIDESMITGEPLPVEKTQGDRVTGGTINKNGTLMVRATQVGADTVLSQIVDMVAGAKRSRAPIQGLADRVSSVFVPTVVLIAVTSFIAWLMFGPDPALAFAITVAVSVLIIACPCALGLATPISITTAAGRGAQAGVLIKDAEALERMARVDTVIVDKTGTLTQGRPKLTDLVVTGGHSENDVLTLVAALERGSEHPLAEAIVEGAREQGLSLFEATNFEAITGKGVRGQVDGHDVALGNPAMMDEINVDHSVAEHAANDLRASGKTAMFIAVDGRFAGIVAVADPIKETTAGAIDDLHRLGLRVIMATGDNQKTAEAVALKLGIDEVHAGVLPEDKKALVENLRHEGAQIAMAGDGVNDAPALAAADVGIAMGTGADVAVESAGITLLGGDLVGIVRARRLAKATVRNIKQNLFFAFAYNTAGVPVAAGILYPIFGLLLSPMIAAAAMSLSSVSVIANALRLRRAEL
- a CDS encoding penicillin acylase family protein, which translates into the protein MAIWLMTRSIPDYTASFNVEGLSAPVDIVRDAYAVPHIFGTNDPDVFFGLGVAHAQDRLWQMTLLRRIAQGRLSELFGRSTLAYDDFMRRLDLAEAARSSLSAQDDKTREALNAYAEGVNAWIEEINKGALGRGAPEFFLFESSIAPWRPEDSIAILKLFALQSSGQFQEEVLRARLSMLIPPARVSDLLPASFANDDRNIPRYFDQFPNARLGAIRFEPAELSRLSPLRSPNLNSSMLAWAATRNRTVSGNAVVAGIFDTQLAIPSLWYLAGLELQVGGVIGATIPGLPVILSGRNSSLAWSGTTSNIDDQDLFIEKLLDTGSREVLTPAGPRPIVSRPSVIRIRGEAPVTIRLERSENGPIIQSDLFGLSSVIPEGHIASLAWTGLSTNDTSISALMGLMTAKSTDQGFLAMRSFIAPAMTMIIADEENLANQFVGERPIRDPRNVFGGFMPAPGWLWESQWRARGVAKPSNADDSGMQTQNDSNIGQQVLSPNIVRADAKDFRLSRLERLLEARDVHTRDGFIEYQQDTISPAARGLLPLIAKNLWFSEPPAPSGTLARRRADALQMLADWNGDMNEHMAEPLIYTAWMRALQQRLINDELSKMAEGLPVIQTLFLERVFRDVDGASIWCDVVQSEEIETCDQIASLALDDSLLWLEETFGRGDLSTLRWGDAHQTALDHPILSWSRGFSFMSNIRLPFSGGDTTLFLGFSAGASEDPFQADFGSTFRGVYDLSDPNSSVYIASTGQSGHFLSRFYDDLGRLWRRGEYVPMYLERQLVNAGSVGTTSLLPLRN
- a CDS encoding L,D-transpeptidase; amino-acid sequence: MSRIIKNRRQFLSTTAAAVIGLPALVKAQSVEQPTGTAVRRNISSFSAQPWQDHFDNLEHGAILCDINSRAVQFWSEDESIYKLYPSSVPQSEELTRRGYTRVVQKVEGPSWRPTPSMKERNPEWPDYWPPGPDNPLGTHALYLSWQYYRVHGTGDTRKIGRQSSNGCIGLYNEHIAELFDLAEVGTQVRLF
- a CDS encoding PEMT/PEM2 methyltransferase family protein → MMETTLVLSGLGIAAATLASILWSIVSPKRRIWPPQRYTAITPILVWVPTFSLFGVFIVLGVLGWGILAFPNWLRFGVGIPLILFGNFVVWTEVAHFGIAQTGGAKGTLKTTGMYRYSRNPQYMADMAIVGGWMILTSSPSALIVGTAAILVLIAAPFAEEPWLKDLYGSEFEEYRASTRRFL